The window CGGTAAAACGCAGATGATCTAATTTGATTCGGAGTTAATATTCAGAGCTTGTATTTGCTGTAAATACAAGCATATTGACATAGAAATATTTGTTTATAAATGCATTATTTCTCCTCAGTAATTGGGATGGATATATAATCCTATAAACTGTGATGTGGACATATGACAGTTTAAAGCTGCtctaatcaatatttatatttgtaatagtGGATCAAATGACTACTTGTTTATGACAAATGTAGCTTATTGTACTATTACTGCTACCATAGGTGCCttcattatcaatattattctattatatcCACTCCTGCTGTTAttatcctcctctgtttctctctctgaggtttgattatttattgtattgttttgacTTTAGGAATGACAACAACAGATATAACCCATACCAGCGATGGGGGAATGATGAACAAGACATCCACCACAAGTACATcggtcacacacaccagcaacgaCACAACCACAAGTACACcggtcacacacaccagcaacgaCACACCCACAAGTACACCgatcacacacaccagcaacgaCACACCCACAAGTACACcggtcacacacaccagcaacgaCACAACCACAAGTACACcggtcacacacaccagcaacgaCACACCCACAAGTACACcggtcacacacaccagcaacgaCACAACCACAAGTACACCgatcacacacaccagcaacgaCACACCCACAAGTACACcggtcacacacaccagcaacgaCACACCCACAAGTACACcggtcacacacaccagcaacgaCACAACCACAAGTACATCgatcacacacaccagcaacgaCACACCCACAAGTACATcggtcacacacaccagcaacgaCACACCCACAAGTACACCgatcacacacaccagcaacgaCACAACCACAAGTACACcggtcacacacaccagcaacgaCACAACCACAAGTACACTggtcacacacaccagcaacgaCACACCCACAAGTACACcggtcacacacaccagcaacgaCACACCCACAAGTACACcggtcacacacaccagcaacgaCACAACCACAAGTACACcggtcacacacaccagcaacgaCACACCCACAAGTACATcggtcacacacaccagcaacgaCACAACCACAAGTACACcggtcacacacaccagcaacaacacaaccacaagtacactggtcacacacaccagcaacgaCACACCCACAAGTACACcggtcacacacaccagcaacgaCACAACCACAAGTACATCgatcacacacaccagcaacgaCACACCCACAAGTACATcggtcacacacaccagcaacgaCACACCCACAAGTACACCgatcacacacaccagcaacgaCACAACCACAAGTACACcggtcacacacaccagcaacgaCACAACCACAAGTACACTggtcacacacaccagcaacgaCACACCCACAAGTACACcggtcacacacaccagcaacgaCACAACCACAAGTACACcggtcacacacaccagcaacgaCACACCCACAAGTACATcggtcacacacaccagcaacgaCACAACCACAAGTACACcggtcacacacaccagcaacgaCACAACCACAAGTACAccagtcacacacaccagcaacgaCACAACCACAAGTACATCgatcacacacaccagcaacgaCACACCCACAAGTACAAACTCTACTGACACCTCTCCTGAGACTCCTATGCCCACTACTACACCCTTATCCTCCACTAtcaccacaaacacaacactcCCAGCTGGACCCCTACCCTCTTCACCTACCTCCATCTCCAACTCCAGCTCTTTCCCCACAAATACCTCCCCAGGCAGTAGCACCGCACCCCCTACCGGAAATAACACCACCCTTAGTCCCTCAACAACGACCTCAGGAGGTAGGACTAACAGCATGATGAGTTTTGATGTTTGTTCTTACAAAAAATGATGTACTATAACATACAGGTGAGTAGGAATTAAGTAGAAAGTAAGGGCCATGAGTTAAAGGTTAAAGTAGTATGCTAAATGCAGAGCTGTTTGAAATCCTTGGGAGGAAGTCAAAgtcacatatttaaaaaacaaattccaAGTTATTAAGGAGGTTTTTCAGGCATGTAAGTACTTTAAACTCaatgctaatgtcagcatgctaaaaTGCTCATAATGGCAATGCTAACATGGTGATGCTAATAAtctataattataattattatatataatgtttactATCTTAGTTTAGCGTGATTACATTAGCTGGCTCGCTCTATTAGAcattctctttttaaatgtccatgGACTGGTTTTGACACATTTCTTTATGTTACAGTGAGTGCCAATACAACAGCCTCATCTACCACCACTCCAACTTCACCTACCATCAGTACTGGTACCACCATCACTGGCACCACCCAGCGACCAACAAATGCCACCACTAACAGCTTCTCCACCACTCCAAcgtccaccaccaccatcagtACTGGTACCACTATTACTAGCACCACTAACAGCTCCTCCACCACTCCAAcgtccaccaccaccatcattacTGGTACCACCATTCCTAGCACCACTCAGCGAACAACAAACGTCACCACTAACAGCTCCTCCACAACTCCAAcgtccaccaccaccatcagtACTGGTACCACCATTCCTAGCACTACCCCGCAACCAACAAACGTCACCACTAACAGCTCCTCCACAACTCCAACGTCTACCACCACCATCAGTACTGGTACCACCATTCCTAGCACTACCCCGCGACCAACAAACGTCACCACTAACAGCTCCTCCACAACTCCAACGTCTACCACCACCATCAGTACTGGTACCACCATTCCTAGCACTACCCCGCGACAAACAAACGTCACCACTAACAGCTCCTCCACAACTCCAAcgtccaccaccaccatcagtACTGGTACCACCATTCCTAGCACTACCCCGCGACCAACAAACGTCACCACTAACAGCTCCTCCACAACTCCAAcgtccaccaccaccatcagtACTGGTACCACCATTCCTAGCACTACCCCGCGACCAACAAACGTCACCACTAACAGCTCCTCCACCACTCCAAcgtccaccaccaccatcagtAATGGTACCACCATTAATAGCACCACCCAGCGACCAACAGACACAACAGCAGTCCCGCCCATCCCTCCAGTCATAGGTTTGTACTTTTCTCCAATATTTCATCTTGCAGGTGTATTATTCCATTGATGAACTCAATCAGAAAACTGAAAAAGATGTCCTCAAACCTTGCATGGACAAGGACCCACATAACATTTTGTTTCCACTGCCCCCAAGTTATTGTATAGTTATTGTAGGTTTGACAAATTCAGTTCacgtgaaaaaaataaatttgaTGGCCAGAATGTTTAACACATCATTTTTCTTCCATCTCTTATCAGTGTGTCCTACCGTCCCGTGCCCTATTAAAAGCATCTGTCTTAATGGTACCTGCCAGTGTCTCTCTGGTAGTTTCCTGGTGAATGGCCGCTGTGCAGCTGGTAAgaacataaacaacatttcaTGTCTGGCCGGATGAGAAATTTCCATAGAGGGAAGACTTTCGCCCAATTCTCTCCTGTCGTCCTTTTCATTCAGCCCAAGTGTTCCCAGGCCAGCTTCATCTCACCTCCTTGACATTTGAAAAGGACATGAGCAACAGGGCCTCGGGAATATTCCAGAAGACAGCAGCTCAGATCTCAGCAGCGGTAGGTTGTGAGCTCAcgaagcatttttttaatttctataTTAAAtgctctctctccatccttaaACCACATGCTTATACTGTTTCACAGCTCAGAGATGCCCTCAAAAATCAGCCGGGGTATAAACAATCTGATGTTGTGCAACTTGAGTGAGTATTTTGTGTTTCTCCTGATGCAGAAAGATACTATGCCAAAAGTGACACAATTATCTTTGAACCTTTTTGTTCTGCTTCTCTTCAATTCCCCAGACCAGGAAGTGTACAAGCAACTGTAAATAACATATTTGACAACACCACCGCCACTCAAGAATCTGTTGATCAGGCCATTAATAAAGCTATAGCCAACCCATCAAATGGCTTCTTGGTTAATGCTAGATTTACAGGTAAGTGGATGAGAACCTGACATGCAGTTTAGTTTCTTATACACCTGTTTTACATGTTATCTGTCTTAGGTACCAACCTGTGTGTGCAGAAGCCACTACCATGTGACGTCTTCACGACAGTGTGCAGAAATTCAAACGGACAAGCTTTTTGTTCCTGTAAAGAAGGCTACATCTCCAACCTGTACTCCAATTCCAGCTGCAGAGGTGTCCTATTTCATATTCTTTATTcaactctttttttcaaaactaGTATTTGCTTTGAATGAGCACACTAGAACAGTAGAACAGCTCTagtattgtattttatgtgaaagaaatgtgaaacCTTTACAATGTTCTGCTAGCCTGGCACTATAGATTATTAAAGCTTCATATTCACTATAAGAACTGACGACCCACAGCGTCTGAGACAAGTCCAAGATAAGTTTTCCCAGCGGCGCTACAGTTCAGAGAACTGGTACAGAACCTTCTTATCCTCAGTGAAATACTTGTGTGAGAGAATGAGTCGGAGAAACAGACAAGGTCAAGAGCTGTAGCCTTTTCTTTAATGCCAACCCTTGACCCATACATCATTCATCTCtctaattgatttattttaaacaacgGTTGTTTCCCTGGAATCAcagctttctctttctctgtggaGTGTTTGTGACCAAGGAAATCAGCTATAGGAAGAGGCAAAGAAAGCAAATGCTGAATGCAGTTCATTTCCCAGGAAATGCATAATGTACCATTTATAAGCCTGTTTGTAATGGGCATCATGCAGCCTCCATACGAAGCTCATTCTTTCATTGCGTGTGCAACTGTGTAACCAGGCGTGCTGTGCGTCTCCGTGGCTTGGTCTGAAAACTGAAACTGTAGCTTGTTATCCTTTTTATTTCAGTCTTATTTGTGCACaaacatcatgtgtgtgtgtgcatgtgtttttaaaatattgtgttttttcattGTAGTGTGTCCAAGTGGGCaaagggcagagagagacatgtgCCATCCGTGAGTACACACACCTTTCATGTTGTTAACAGGGTACATTTTGCATAGGTGGCTGTATATTTCCGTGTATGTGGTACATGTGAATGTGAAGTTGGCTCTCTCATGTGGATTTAGCGTTAAACTCCAAAAATGTGCAGCAGGAAAGCTCTTGAAAAACGTATATATCGTTGTGATTAACCGTTCTATTTTGTCTTTTCAGCTGTGCATTTGGATATGCTGGCTTCAACTGCAATGACTGTGAGTAACACCACTGTTGTCAATACAATGCAGCAGCTGTAGTAACACTTACATACTGACCCTATAAGAatctaaaaatgtgtttacagcGGCGCTGCTAGCAGTGGTGGTCATCTCCTGTGTGCTGGGAGGTCTTCTCATCATTGTCCTGGCTTTGCTCATGTATTGCTACTGGTGAGGATATGAAACACTCCTATTCTCACACTTTGACCCACATGTGCCCTGTAAATATATGGCTATGGTTATTTGCAGGTCAAAAGAATCTGTCTGGGTCTGTGGTCGAATAGTCCCTTTTTGGTTAGGAAGGTTCCTAACGGTGTGGCCGCCATGATAAGTGCTGgtcgaattctctaaatgcaaaggaaaggagatttAATGCTTCCTtatttagctcctttagcataggaaacgcTGGACCTTActttatgaaaggaaaggagataatgctGCCCCATAATTCTTTGCGGTGATATCATTTAAAGTGACGCGCCATTCGGCCGTTCACAAGAACAAACAATCATGACCGACAAACACAGGTCATGTAAATGAGGTGTTTCATAAACTATTGTCTCCATATTCTTAtgatcagattataatctgcatataaacaacaaagagtgatatgagacattgttagtgGGAGATcgtatttaattcagcatgtttgagACAGTTTATTAGCTTTGTTTTCTGTGAAAATCTTTTCCTAACTCCTTATGagtcaaggaaaagtggttaggaATAGACGTTAGGaggtaattatttaattattcgaCCCCAGCCTGGCACTACAAAAGGCTCACAAACATTTTGTTAGGACTGTAGTTTTTTGTGTAAAGCAGGCATGAATTGGGGACCCCAGATTAATATAATTTGATGTGTTAGTGAGTATTTATGGCAGCAGGAAGGCGTATGATGAATGGAGTACAGAAGATCATGTTCATGGTAATAAAGAAACCCAGTGCGCAAATCTGTTTTGGGATTTTAATAGTTTTCGGACAACATTAGAGCTATATGACAGATACGAAAAAGTGAAATAAGGCTTTAGAAAATACTTATTAGAAGGATCaatttattgtttgattttgtaaaaaaaaattagaagaaaagaaagagcaaGCACAATTTACATTCCCTGTATGTACATCAGGAGGGGATGCACAAGGAGCAAGCCAGACTACAGCAGCAGTCCATACTCATCAGGGGACTTAAACAAGCCCTGGCCCACTGGCATCACCCCCATCCCCCGGGCCTCCATGAACTTGGAGGCAGGTCCTCCCATAGAGATGTCAGAAGGGGGCAGCACTTGTGTCCTGGTGGACAAAAACCCTAAAACCAACGGATTGGTGAGTTATTACACCATCTGACCACTCATCCTCCGACTCACAGTCTCGCATAGTGTCGATCATCCGCTAAATCCGCCTTTAGTTTGTTCAGTGTTGCCCCTCCGTCTTCCATCCCGATTGCATCACTTAACTTAAACCCACCCAGTACGCATTGGATTTGATCATTTGCAGGTGAAGAAAATACACCTGGGCGTATGTTAAAATGTAGTTCTTTAGACGTCTATATTCCCTATTGCTGTTATTTCAACATCATTCCAATTTCAACAAATCCGTGCTCACAATCACGCGATCATCTTGTATCAATTCAGAGATGGGCTGGACGCTTTGTTGATATGTTTTCAATCCTAAACACACCCGTTCATCCAATCATCcacaatgtgtgtatatatatatatatatatatatatatatatatatatatatatatatatatatatatatatatatatatatatagtgctaGCAGGTAGCTCCCTCCCATGCTCCCTGCTTTGCCTGACTCCCAGTGTGTTGGTTTAGGGGTTTCAGCCGAAGCACAAAGGATGGAAAAAGGTAAGGCTTTGCTTTCAGCTTTTACACTTCTCCTTTGATGCCCTGTGATGATGATTTAGAAAGGTCACAGTGAGAATTAAGGTGGCAGGATTTCCAGGTGATGGGGGGAGCTTTTTTCGAAAAAAAATTGTTGTGGAAAGCTGTGTGCTTTCATCTACATGTAAATGTAGAGAGTGAGTGTTCAAAGAAGCTCAGCTGATGCTAGTTTGGGAGTAGTCATTTTCCACTAGACATTTGGGGCCTGCGGTTACTTGCTTGGCTTTTGTGAGTGTTTTTATATGAATGGTTGAAGTCTCTACATCTGAAAGATACTAATATGTTGACTTGTTTCCACTCACATTTCAGTCGGGATCATACGATCTCAACCCAGAAGTAATGAACACCTTCAAAGGTAAAAATCCATCCCGTTACTCCTATCTGGTTCAAGGCCACGAGAACCCCTACTTCTTACCAGGAGAGGGCAAGAACAACTGATGGAAGCCATGTCCAAATGAGGAAATGGGGATCAAAAGGAAGCCACTGATTTACATTTATATCTGGGTCTTCAGGCACATTTCCTGAGCAGGGTTTTTTATACATTCTTGAACTTGATGAATCACAAAGGACATTTCTCAAATGGGAAACAGCCACCAAAGAGATTAATTCGTACGAGcgaaacattttaacatttagtgACGTTTTGGGTGCATCATGCGTCTTCAATGGAAGAGCTAAATGATGCTGATCATAACCAGCAGATGTCGCTCTTGCTCAGTATAATTATCACACTGTTTTACAaaggacattttttattttgtaatgcttTTAGTAAATCATTCTGTAGTCAATGAATCTTCTTGTATTGCGAATTGCACTTAAGTGTATGTCAAGTTTACCACCAGTTGTACTCTTCAATCAAAGGTGAAATGAATGCGGGCTGTCGGGctactatatattttttcttatggtcatgattattaaaaaaaattaaaatcttgAGAACTAAAGGGGCTGGATCCCTGTTTCAGGGTATTTTCAAGGGATGTTTTTAAAGGAATGTATGATTGTAGCCGTCTAAAGCTgagtattttgtatttgttgaatCTGCACTTGCAAAATGTGCCTGTTTTATTCGTCTCTTTGACAAACAGGAAATGTGCACAGCTGGTGATAAAGCCTCCTGGATGTGCCAATTATACcgtatatatacattatatcttttaaaaacggttatttatttatctttgtgtGATTGAGACAGCGCACTATTTCTTAGGTGTGTAAAGGTTTTGTACATAATTGAAGATCTTTTGGAacatcatttgtgtgtgtgtgtgtgtgtgtgtgtgtgtgtgtatgcaatggaaataaattaatttaaaacagtCTTGTTTCTCATCATTGATGGATGTAGACAGCATAACTGCCCTAGATAAGTGCCATGACAACTTCATTGCCCCATAATTCAAACCATTATGCATTTCGGAGTGTTTCACAGACTCTTTGTGTCACTAATCATCATCTGTGTAGAGAAGGAAGGTATATTCTTCGATTCACAAATCTCTTGTTGATGTCGCAACAGTTGATCTATCGAACCATTATGTTGTGTTTGAGGTCCTGGAGACCCCAGGTTGCCTCAACAGCTCAAACACATACTTAACACCATAAGTACACTGCATACAATTATGCATGAGGCTAATTTCTTTGTCTGTGAATGATGTTTATTGTACAACAAAATAGAAATACTTATTCCTGTAAGGTCCATATAGCATAtacaacattacatttgttctttcaaaagaaaaggaatcCATTCTGAGTTTAAAAAGGCTTTAATCAGACATGCTTTTCATtgtgaaatgttaaaaacataGACAATGTTGGGACACGTCAACACAGAGGTGAGTTATAACCACGAGGCACCAACAGCCTTTTCAGGGTGACATATTTCCTGGTTCGGTGTCATAACACTATTTTACGGCCATTTCTGTACCTGAATCAAAGGTGCAAAAAAGTATTCCCCAAAAAGAGAATAGCTACAACGTCCAAGACCTTTCTACATATTAGGTTTGAATGAattcagaagaaaagaaaactaattggttggtttattattattattaataataatactaatgcaTATTATACGCATATGCAAAACTGCATTTTACCCATAAATCCTCCATCTCCATGCCCACCCGGTGTTTGAAGGCCTGAGAAGtttcatgctgctgtttgtgACTTGGCTGGCAGAGCGTTGGCATCACGGTACGGCCTAGACCTGTCACGGCCACACACTGTGGCTGGCATACAGACGCACGTGTGGCGTATTCAACTAATTCTGTTTCGAGCGaacatgtgtgtgcgcgcgtgtttACAGTATGAAGCATCCTGTAcagttattcgtattctattgtgtatatatattttacatattttgcacactccgtttacatttaatttaattgaatgtccttaatacacactgcacaggtatttgtattctattgtgtatatatatattttatatatatatatatattttatttttattttattttattttttatacatctgtcatccctgttcttatattttattttgtgtgtttagtttatttagtctattccatgtGGTGTCTGttaagtgttgggcgctactatgacaacaaatttccccttggggattaataaagtatctatctatctatctatctatctatctatctatctatctatctatctatctatctatctatctatctatctatctatctatctatctgtagcTTAACATTAATGCCAGCTGCACGGCTGTATTTTTGGAGAGTAAAATGACACAACATCTGCAGAAATCTGCTCAAGCTATAATGTCGGTAATGTAGGTGTTGTGATGAGGGACATTGAGAATTATGACCATTCTCTAATCTATTGCTTTCTATTTCTAAACATGTTCCTGCAGAGATGTACAACCGATTAACCATCTATCATTGTCTCAGTTTGGCTTGAGGCCTGCTGCTGCGCTCAGCGCTTCATGTGTTATATAATCGTAAAGATTATTTTCTAGAAATTGGCCCAAATGTAATTCACCTGTTCACGAAATggattttattacattattattttaacaaaagttatatattttgaacccataatgtaataatatcaGTTATGGGATTCTTCTATCTGGCTTGCTCATCTTCTGtatattattcattatattaatattgatatttcttATTTAAAGTATTGGGACAACTAGACCGAAGCCCACTTATGTTCACGCAATAATCGACTCATGGAGGATTTGAATATATCAGGTACCTGGACTGGTGTTCTTTAACTTTGGTACAAATTGCTCACAGGTCTTAAAGTTCAGGAGAAATATATTATGAAAAACTTTTTAATCGTCTGCTTTCCTCTTACTTTTAGTCGACCTCGGTGGGATATAGCCGAGCATTATGTCCTCCAAACGCAGTGTGTAACATACGTCTGGTGGTCCAAAAATAAGAAACAAAGCGATATTTCAATGTGTAAACAGTGTgaagaataaagaagaagaattccCCTCCATTAACTTGAATTATACTGTACACTTGATTTCCTGCTTTCTCTGTAATggactcctctctctgtccgcCAAGGCCGCCGCTCTCAGCTGTGGAGGAATGCATCGTATTTTGTTCCCATTACCAACCTGCCAACT of the Cyclopterus lumpus isolate fCycLum1 chromosome 8, fCycLum1.pri, whole genome shotgun sequence genome contains:
- the si:ch211-198m17.1 gene encoding flocculation protein FLO11 codes for the protein MPTTTPLSSTITTNTTLPAGPLPSSPTSISNSSSFPTNTSPGSSTAPPTGNNTTLSPSTTTSGVSANTTASSTTTPTSPTISTGTTITGTTQRPTNATTNSFSTTPTSTTTISTGTTITSTTNSSSTTPTSTTTIITGTTIPSTTQRTTNVTTNSSSTTPTSTTTISTGTTIPSTTPQPTNVTTNSSSTTPTSTTTISTGTTIPSTTPRPTNVTTNSSSTTPTSTTTISTGTTIPSTTPRQTNVTTNSSSTTPTSTTTISTGTTIPSTTPRPTNVTTNSSSTTPTSTTTISTGTTIPSTTPRPTNVTTNSSSTTPTSTTTISNGTTINSTTQRPTDTTAVPPIPPVIVCPTVPCPIKSICLNGTCQCLSGSFLVNGRCAAAQVFPGQLHLTSLTFEKDMSNRASGIFQKTAAQISAALRDALKNQPGYKQSDVVQLEPGSVQATVNNIFDNTTATQESVDQAINKAIANPSNGFLVNARFTGTNLCVQKPLPCDVFTTVCRNSNGQAFCSCKEGYISNLYSNSSCRVCPSGQRAERDMCHPCAFGYAGFNCNDSALLAVVVISCVLGGLLIIVLALLMYCYWRGCTRSKPDYSSSPYSSGDLNKPWPTGITPIPRASMNLEAGPPIEMSEGGSTCVLVDKNPKTNGLSGSYDLNPEVMNTFKGKNPSRYSYLVQGHENPYFLPGEGKNN